Proteins encoded by one window of Primulina huaijiensis isolate GDHJ02 chromosome 1, ASM1229523v2, whole genome shotgun sequence:
- the LOC140963583 gene encoding protein LITTLE ZIPPER 3-like — protein sequence MEKFNSKLYLENCYIMQENEKLRKTAELLNQENQALLIELKKKLAAAASASASSSSIPDLNLSASKSGKSSKN from the coding sequence ATGGAGAAGTTCAACTCGAAGCTGTACCTGGAGAACTGCTACATCATGCAGGAGAACGAGAAGCTGAGGAAAACGGCTGAGCTGCTAAACCAGGAGAACCAAGCCCTTCTTATTGAGCTCAAGAAGAAGCTCGCCGCCGCCGCCTCCGCCTCCGCCTCCAGCAGTTCAATCCCTGATCTCAACCTATCCGCCTCCAAGTCCGGCAAGTCATCCAAAAATTAA
- the LOC140985791 gene encoding IQ domain-containing protein IQM3-like — MEVQPHALYTFDNIPVFSFRDHPEFRISKISGSLEEVPGLQELTDQMTENGVEGKGTDAPARCSQTAAMKLQKVYRSYRTRRMLADSAVVAEELWWQAIDFARLNHSTISFFNFLKPETAALRWNRVTLNASRVGKGLSKDDKAQKLAFQHWIEAIDPRHRYGHSLHIYYDEWCQSNAGQPFFYWLDLGDGKEVDLKECPRSKLRQQCIKYLGPQEREHYEYVVVDGKLLQKLSEKPLDTNEGSPGSKWIFVVGTTKRLYAGEKKKGQFHHSSFLAGGATLAAGRLVAEDGVLKCISPYSGHYKPTDESLDCFLSYLEENGVNLEEVEIRKANEDYDYVDYGKIAKDWTASEVSLPSESVPSDIPIEENHLSPETAKPSHPEVRTEYKRTLSGGLRSPKADVPKTAILERINSKRAAKSYQLGHQLSIKWSSGAGPRIGCIADYPVELRLQALEITNLSPRPGSSLPTPTRIGALLSTSARNDTAFS; from the exons ATGGAGGTCCAGCCCCACGCGCTCTACACTTTCGATAACATTCCCGTCTTCTCCTTCAGAGACCATCCCGAATTTCGGATCTCTAAGATATCCGGTTCCTTGGAGGAGGTTCCGGGGCTGCAGGAGTTGACTGACCAGATGACGGAGAACGGTGTCGAAGGGAAAGGGACGGATGCTCCGGCGAGATGTTCCCAGACAGCGGCTATGAAACTTCAGAAGGTCTACCGGAGCTATCGTACTCGGCGCATGTTGGCTGATTCCGCCGTAGTTGCAGAGGAGCTGTG GTGGCAGGCGATCGATTTCGCTCGATTAAATCACAGTACAATCTCGTTTTTCAACTTCCTGAAGCCGGAGACTGCTGCGTTACGATGGAATCGTGTCACTTTAAATGCTTCAAGG GTAGGCAAAGGTTTGTCCAAAGATGATAAGGCACAAAAGTTGGCCTTTCAGCACTGGATAGAAGCT ATTGATCCTAGGCATCGATATGGTCACAGCCTACACATTTACTATGACGAGTGGTGTCAAAGCAATGCTGGTCAGCCCTTCTTCTACTG GTTGGATCTTGGAGATGGCAAAGAGGTGGATCTTAAAGAGTGTCCTAGATCAAAGCTTCGCCAGCAATGCATCAAATATCTTGGACCA CAAGAGAGAGAACACTATGAATATGTAGTTGTTGACGGGAAATTATTGCAAAAACTCAGCGAGAAACCTCTTGATACAAACGAAGGATCACCTGGGTCAAAATGGATCTTTGTCGTGGGCACCACCAAGAGACTCTACGCTGGAGAG AAAAAGAAAGGACAGTTCCATCATTCCAGCTTTCTTGCTGGAGGTGCTACTCTAGCTGCTGGAAGGCTCGTGGCTGAGGATGGAGTACTTAAG TGTATCTCACCTTACAGTGGACACTATAAACCAACTGATGAGAGCCTTGATTGCTTTTTATCCTATCTCGAGGAAAATGGAGTCAATCTGGAAGAAGTTGAG ATACGGAAGGCAAATGAAGACTATGACTATGTTGATTACGGTAAAATAGCAAAAGATTGGACAGCATCTGAAGTTTCTCTACCATCAGAATCAGTTCCGTCTGATATTCCTATTGAAGAGAACCACCTGTCTCCTGAAACGGCCAAACCTTCTCATCCTGAAGTTAGAACCGAGTACAAGAGGACCCTCTCTGGTGGTCTCCGGAGTCCCAAAGCTGACGTTCCAAAGACTGCAATTCTTGAAAGGATCAACTCCAAAAGAGCTGCAAAGTCGTATCAATTGGGCCATCAGCTATCGATCAAATGGTCTAGTGGAGCCGGCCCCCGAATTGGTTGTATTGCTGATTATCCTGTGGAATTGAGGTTACAGGCGTTAGAAATTACTAACCTGTCTCCACGACCTGGCTCTTCATTACCGACCCCGACAAGGATTGGTGCTCTGCTTTCAACTTCTGCACGTAACGACACGGCCTTCTCTTGA